CGGAGCGTCGACCGCTCCGCGCTAGAGCCAGCCGCGGCGCTCGTAGAACTCCTCGGCCCGGTCAGCGAACTCTTCGGCGATCCGCTTCACGTCCGCACCGAGCGGCCCCTTCAGCTCCCGCAGCCCGGTCATCGTGCCGCTCACGACGGCGGAGGTCGCCGCGCGGCCCAGCGACGCGCCCACGGCAACGGGCCCCAGCATTCCCGGCATTCTCGAACCCGCCGCTTCTGCATCGCCCCGAGAGAGCAGCTTCGCGCCGTAGGTCGTCTGCTGGAAGAGTGTCATCTCGATCTCGACCTCGCTCTTGCCCGCACCGAAGCCGACCGTCACCCGCGAGAGCTGATCGCCTTCGTCGATGGTCTGGAAGGCTCCCTTCAGCAGCAGGGCATGGAGCGGGGGCACTTCGGAGGGTTCGGCCCTGCGGGCCGCAATCTCGCGATCGTTGAGCTCGGCGACGATCGTCGCCGCCATCACGTCGGCGACCTCCCGTGCGAACTTCCTCTGCTCGTCTGCGAGCGCAGCCCCCTCCTCACCGTCCTTGTCGGACGAACCGAGGCCCGCCTCGTCCACGACGACCTCCGCATCCGTGACGGCGAAGTCGTAGACCAGCACGACGGGCGGCCGCTCGACGTCGGACTCGTCGACGTAGCGCCGGCCCCTCTCCATTTCCGTGCTCGCGCACCCGGCGACCAGGAACGCGAAAAGGGAAGCCGTCAGAGCGATGCGAATCGTCATGGGTCGGGTCCTCGGGATACGTCGCGAAGCGACGCGGTGGGTCGGGAGGCGATGCGGACGACCGCGAGCGAAGATCGAGTCACTCGCTTCGGAGGCGGGCTACGCAAGATGGGCATCCATCGCGAGCCGCGCCGCCGGAAAGTCTATCCGCTTCGCTCGGTCGTGTCCCGCCCGCACCGCCCCACCGGCCGACCGCCCGGAGGTCGAACGACCCGGTCCCGAGCGGCGGCTCACTCCCGTGCGCCGTAGAGCGAGACGAGCCGGGCGATCACGATCGCCGGGTAGAAGACGCCGACGAACGCTTCGATCGAAGCGAGCAGCCGGGTCAGCTCGTTGACGGGCACGAAGTCGCCATAGCCCGTCGTCGTGAGCGTCATGTAGCTGTAGTAGATCAGGTCGCCCACGACGCCCGGACCATCGGGCTCGAGCGTCCCCGGTGAGACGCGCTCGATCATCTGGAAGACGCCGCTGAAGCCGAGTCCGATCAGCCAGTAGAGGCAGACGGCGGCGAGGACGACGCTCGTCGTCACCTGCTGCTGCTGAAGACACCATCGGCTCATGCCGACGACGACCCCTGCGATCAGGAGCACCTCGATCCCGATCGCGAGCTCGAGCAGCTCGGGGCCGACGACGCGCAGCCCCTCGGCGGTGAGCGCCATGCCCGTCCCGACGACGAGCACGCTCCGCCGTCCCGTCACGAAGTAGACGCCCGTGATCATCAGGGCCGACAGGATCGCGCTCACAGCCAAGCTCCCGAGCGCGCTGCGCTCGAGCCAGGGCAGCGCGAGGATCGCCGTCGGAAGGAAGAAGAAGAGCGCGCGAGCGACGATTCCCTCGCGGCTCAGCTCGGGCTCGGGATGGGAGAAGGGGCTGTCGGGCTGTCGCCGGAGGAGGACTGTACGGCGATGATCCGCGCGACGATCAGCGCCGGGAACATCGCTCCGATCACGGTCTCGAGGATGGCGAGCGATTGGCAGAAGGGGTGGACGGGAGCGAGGTCTCCGTAGCCCAGCGTCGTGAGCGTCACGAGGCTGAAGTACGAGAGCTGCGCGAAGATCGTACCCCCGCCCTCCTGGACGAGGCCGGCGATCGCGCCCGGCGAGAACGACTCGACCGCCTCGTAGGCGCTCGCGAAGGCCAGGCTCATCAGCAGGTACGCGCACGCCGATCCGAGCACGGTGTCCTCCGTGACCTGCTTCGCGCGCAGCACCTGACGGAGGACCGTGCCGGAGAAGTAGACGTAGAATGGGGCGTGGAAGGGCGAGCCGCTGATGGCGGCGGAGAAGCTCGAGGACACGGCGAGACCACCGACGATCGCGAGCAGCATCAGCGCGACCCCGATTGCGAAGGCCAGAAGGCGGTCGTAGACCCGCCAGAGCATCGTCGCCATCACGACCGCACCGACGAAGGCGAGCGCCATCGGGCTCCAGGACCGGGCCTGCGCGACGGATTGCAGGCCGACGAAGAGCGCGAGCGAGAGCAGCAGCACGCGGTAGCGATGGCTCCGCTTCGGCACGTCGGCGACCGCGCTCACGGCAGCACGTACCACGGTGATCGCGGCGAGGGCCATCGCTCGGATCGGAGGTGTGTGCGCGTCGAGTCGTGAGGATCCATCGCCCCAAGACTAGCCCCCACCGAATGGAGTTCACTCGTCCCTGATAGGCGGGGCCCGGTCGCGACGGACCGGGCTCCGAGTCGATCGGCCACGGTCGACCGGACTCCCCAGCCGGCTGGACTTCGGCCCCCAGAGGTCCCCCGGTGCCGAAGCGCCTCTCGATCGGCCCGTTCGTGCGCGTCGTCCTCGGGCTCGTCCTCGACTCCTTCGCGGGGCTCTTCTACTCCGAGGATTGGGCCCCCTCGAGGCGCTCGATCCCGACGACGATCGAGCCCACGCCGTCGATCAGGAGGCGGTCGCGGTCGCTTCCGAGCCGATGAGCGACCGCCCGGGCGTCTGGCTGCAGGTCCCGGCGTCGAGCGTCCTCACCGTCCGGGACGGCCAGGTCGCGATGCGGCGCTTCGAGCCCGAGAGCCCTCGAAGCCAAGGGCCCGGAGCCCCTCGGCGCCGACACCGAGTACCCACGCTAGGCTTCGCCCGTGCTGATTCCGTGCCACGACTGCGACCTGCTCGTCAAGGAGCCGCCCGTCGCCGAGGGCGACACCGCAGTGTGTCCGCGCTGCGGCGCCCTGCTGCGCAAGCGCCGGCGCGACAGCATCGAACGGTCGCTCGCGCTCACGGTGGCCGGCGTCTTCCTCTTCGTCGTCGCAAGCTCGTTTCCCTTCCTCACCTTCGACATGCAGGGCAACGAGGTCGAGACCACGCTCGCCTCCGGCTCCTTCGATCTCTTCGCGCAGGGGCAGCCGGCCGTCGGTGCGCTGGTGCTGCTCACGACGATGGTCGCGCCGATCGCCCGACTCAGCCTGATGCTCTACGTCCTCGCACCGCTCCATCTGGGCTTTCGCGTTCGCGGCATGGTCCCCGCCTTCCGATGGGTCGGCATCGCGAGCGGCTGGAGCATGATGGAGGTCTTCCTGATCGGCGTCCTCGTCTCGCTGGTCAAGCTCGCGGACATGGCGGACATCATTCCGGGGATCGCGATCTGGGCCTTCGCTTTGCTGATCCCGACGCTCGCCGCCATGAGCTCGGTCCTGGACCCCCAGGAGGTCTGGGACCAGCTGGAGGCGCAGCCATGAGCGCTCCCGGAACAGCCGTGAGCGCTCCCGGAACGGCCATGAGCGCTCCCCGAACCGGCGCGTCCGAGGGGCTCCTCGTCTGCCACGAATGCGAGGCCGTCACGAAGCGCCCGGCTGTCGCGATCGCGCGCGGGCTCCACGACTTCGAGTGCCCGCGCTGCGGCGCGGCGCTGCACGCACGGAAGCCGAACAGCCTCGCGCGGACCTGGGCGCTCGTGATCGCCGCGACGATCTGTTACGTGCCGGCGAACCTCTACCCCATCATGGCGATCACGTCGCTCGGCAAGACCCAGGCGGACACGATCCTCTCCGGCGTGTTCTTCCTGATCCATCACGACATGTGGCCCCTCGCGCTGGTGGTCTTCGTGGCGAGCTTCGTGGTCCCCCTCGCCAAGATCGTCTCGATCGTGTTCCTGCTCGTCTCGGTCCAGATCGACTCGCACTGGCGGCCCGCCGACCGCACCCGTCTCTACCGGATCACGGAGGCGGTCGGCCGATGGTCGCTGGTCGACATCTACGTCGTCACGATCCTCGTTGCCCTCGTGAAGCTCGGCTCGCTCGCGAGCGTCGAGGCCCGGGCCGGCGCAGTCTTCTTCGGGGCCGTCGTGATCCTGACCATGCTCGCCGCGGAGAGCTTCGACCCGCGCCTCATCTGGACCCCCATCGACACGGCGGCGCGCGAGAGCACGCCGACACGGGCCGACGCCCACCCGGGAGCTAGCCATGTCCGAACCGCCCCTTCGTCCTGACCCCGCCTCGACCGAGGGCGAGCCCGCCGACGCGCTCATCCGCAAGACGCGCAACTTCTCGATCGTCTGGATCGTCCCGATCGTGGCGGCGCTCGCCGCCATCTTCGTCGCCTGGCGCGCGATCAGCGAGCAGGGTCCGACCGTGACGCTGCTCTTCGACGACGCGGAGGGCCTCGAGGTCGAGAAGACGAAGGTCAAGTACAAGAGCGTCGACATCGGGGTCGTCGAAGCGATCTCCTTCACGCGAGACCTCGAGCAGGTCGAGCTGGAGGTCAGCCTGGTCGACGGATCCGAGCCCTTCCTCACGGAGAACACCCGCTTCTGGATCGTCCGCGCGGAGATCTCGGCGGGCCACGTCAGTGGAATCGGGACCGTCCTCTCGGGCGCGTACATCGCGGTCGATTTCTCCGACGAGGGCAAGCGACAGACGACCTTCGTCGGACTCGACAAGGCACCTGTCATCACCTCGGAGGCGGAGGGCACGACCTACTCCCTCCGCTCGGAGGCGGCGACTTCGCTCCGCGTGGGCTCGCCCGTCTACTACCGCAGCTACGACGTCGGCAAGGTCATCGCCTACGAGCTCGACGAGTCCGCGGAGTTCTTCTCGATCGACGTCTTCGTGCGCAAGCCCTACGACGCGCAGATCACGACGAGCACGAAGTTCTGGAACGCCTCGGGCCTCGATGTCAGCGTCACCGCCGAGGGCGTTCGCGTGGACACGCCGTCGCTCGTCTCGGCGCTCATCGGGGGTGTCTCGTTCGACAACTTCGCCCACGCCGCGCTGGGAAGACCCGTCGCCGAGGGGACGATCTTCGACCTGTACGAAAATCGGGACGAGAGCCAGAATCCCGTCTACCGGAGAAAGCAGCGCTATCTCGTCTACTTCGACCGATCGGTCGCGGGCCTGACGATCGGCGCTCCCGTCGAGTTCCGGGGCATCCAGATCGGGCGGGTCCTCGACGTCAAGCTCACCTACGACTACGGCGAGAGCGACTTCCGCATCCCGGTCGTGCTCGAGCTCGAGCCCGATCGCATCGAGGCCGTCGGTGACCCGGAGGAGGATGAGGCGGCCATCGAAGCGGGCTTCGCGGGACTGGTGCGCCGCGGGCTGCGCGCCGAGCTCGCGACGGGGAACATCCTGACGGGCCAGCTCAAGGTCATGCTCGGCTTCCACGAGGACGCCGAACCCGCCGAGCTGATCCAGGGCGAGCGCTACCCCGTGATCCCGTCGGCGCCCGGCGCCTTCGATCAGATCTCGAACAGCCTCGCGAGCGTCGTCGGCGAGCTCCAGGAGGTCCCGATCGCCGACATCGGCCGGCGTCTCGACGGGGTCCTGGCCGAGCTGCAGACGGCGGTGAAAAGCGTGAACGAGCTGACGGGGACCTTGAACGATGACGTCGCCCCGAGTCTCACCGCGACGCTCGAGAGCGTCGAGCGGACGCTCGCCTCCACGGATACGATGGTCGGGCCCGACTCGGCTGCGAATACCGAGCTCGACCGGATCGTGCTCGATCTCGGGGACGCCGCGCGTTCGCTTCGCCTGCTGACGGAACGCCTGGAACAACACCCCGAAGACCTGCTGCGAGGAAAGCGCTGATCATGAGAAGCCCCTACCTGCGTGCGCAACCTACGACCTGCCTCGCCCTCGTCGGCGTGCTCGCCCTCACCACCCTGGCCTGCCTCGGCCGAAGCCCCGAAGTCCGGCTCCATACCCTCGGCGCGGAGCCGCGAGCCGTCGATGCCGACCGCCCGAGCGAGACCGCCGTCGTGATCGGCTCCGTGCGCTTCCCTCGCTACCTGGAGCGACCCCAGATCGTCCGCCGCCTCCCTGGCGGCGAGCTCGAGCTCGACGAGTTCAATCGATGGGCGGGCAGCTTCGAGGACAACGTCATCCGGGCGCTCGGCCTCGCCGTCTCCGAACGGCTCGGGTCGGATCGTGTCGTGACGTCGCCGGCCGATCCCGCGTTCGCCGTCGACTTCCGCGTCGCCGTTCGCTTCGACGAGCTGGTCGTCGCGGCGGACGGAACCCTCCGCATGCGCGCCGCCTGGTCGATCGCGACGGGCACTCGGGGGGAGGCGCCCGTGCTCGGACGGACCGACCGCGATCTCCCGGTCGACGGGCGCTCGACCCGCGCCCTCGTCGCAGCCCACGAGCGGTTGATCGAGGCGCTCGGGGGCGACATCGCCGCGGCGATCCAGGGAGTGCGACCCTGAGCGTGGGATGGCTTCGTGGGCCCGCACCGTCGAGCCTGACGAACGAGCCCTCTCGCGGCATCCCGACCGGATCGAGGGGCTCCCGCCGCGCGGGCGCCGGCCTATTCGGACTCGCCTTCCGCGGCGTCGCGTGAACGCGTCGAAGAACGATTCGACGGGCTCGGGGCTTCGGACGACGATGGCCGAGTGGGCTCCGGGGCGACCCCATCCCGCAGGTGGACGTCGCGCTGAGGGAACGGGATATGCAGCCCCTCCCGGTCGAATCGAAGCTTGACCGCGCGGGTCAGGTCCCACTTCACGTCCCAGTAGTCCGCGTTCTCCACCCAGGGTGCGACCTTGAAGACGACCGCGGAGTCCCCCAGCTCGTCGACGACGAGGAGCGGCGGCGGATCCGAGAGGATGCGTTCGTCCTCCTCGAACAGCGCCTTGAAGACGCGCTCCGCGTGCTCGATGTCGTCGCCGTAGGCGATGCCGAACTTGAGATCGACGCGGCGAAGTCGCTGGTCGCTCACGTTCTTGATCACGTTTCCCCAGATCTTCGCGTTCGGAACGACCAGCGTCTGTCGATCGATCGTGAGGATCGTCGTGGAAACGAGGCTCATCTTCGAGACCTGCCCGAAGACGCCAGCCGTCTCGACGAAGTCGCCGACGTCGTAGGGCCGATAGAGCAGGATCATGGCGCCGGAAGCGAAGTTGGCCAGCGTCTCCTGAAGCGCGAAGCCCACGACGAAGCCCGCGATCCCGAGGCCGGCGAGCAGGGGTCCCGGGTCGATGCCGATCTGCGAGAGTGCGAAGAGGACGCCCAGCGCGGTGACCAGACCGGAGGTCCACGACACCAACGTGTCCTGGAGCAGCTTCGTGAACGAGAACCGCGAAGTGGACACGGCCCGCCGAACGACTCGCCCGGTGAGTCGGGCGAACACGCGCGTCACGAGGAGGATCGCCAGGAAGAGCAGGAGATCGAAGGCGACGTCCGGGCCCTTCTCCCGGAACCACGCACCCGCGCGGTCCGACGCGTCGCGAAGCAGGCGGACGACGACGTCCCCGTCCAGGATGTCGCCCGAGAGCTCGCCGGTCGTCTCGATCAGGAGCTGGCGGTACTCCGCCGTTTCCAGGTCGTAGTCGCCCATGATGCCGAGCGTCTCGCCGAAGCTGGTCGTCACGGACTCGAGGCGCCGCTCCTCGAAGACGAGCTCTGCCTTGAGCTCCGCGTCGTCCGGGCTGACCTCGAGATCGCGCTGGAGCGATTCGATGCGACCGTCCAGGAACTCGAGCCAGGCGGCGAGAGAGTCGGCGCGGCGCTCGATGTGCGTGGTCAGCCAGTTGCGGCCCGTCGTTGGGTCGAGCCCGACGGCTTCCACCCCCTCGAGATGCTCCTGCATCGCGGCATAGAGACGGTCGAGCATCTCCATGTCGTCGAGCGCCTTCTGCTCTCGCTTCCGGCGCGTGGCGGGATCGAGCTCCTCGAGCGGGGTGCGACTCCGCTGGACCTGCTGCTCGGCCTCGACGATCAGCTCGCCGATCCGGCCGGTGGTCGGCCCCATCTGGCGCTTGACTTCGCGCTCGAGGTCCGCCGTCTCGAGGCCCTCCCCTTGCTGTGCGAGCAGGTTCCCCGCCTGCTCGTGAAGCAGCGCGAGATACTCCAGTCGCATGTCGCCCATGCGCGCGAGGAGAACGCTGCGATCCTCGCCGCGCGCTGCCACGAGCTCCTCTTCCAGCCCGTCGTAGCGCTCGACGAGCGTCTCCATCTCGCCGCGACGCTCGGCCGCCTCCGCGACGAGTGGGTGGAGCTCCCTTTCTTCCGCCGCTTCGACCGCTTCCTCGACCGCCTCCTCGGCGTCGTCCGCGGGCGCGTCGGCGGGCGCCGTGGCCACCGGCTCCGAGGCTTCCTGGGCCGCGGCGATGGAGGCCGGAAGCCCCGCGAGCAGAGCACACACGAGCCCCAGCAGCAGCGCCGAGGGGCACGGGCGAAGCACGGAACCCCACCCGTGCGACGTTGTACGAGACCACGCGCTCACGACGGAACCTGCTGAGGCGAGGGGCGAGAATGCCCTAGAAGTTGAATCGGACGTTCACGCCACCGAAGCCGGCATCGTCGTAGTCCGAGGACGACAAGCCGTTGCCGTTCTTGTCCTCGAGCCGGAACTGCCCGTCGGCCGTGACGCCGCCGTAGCCTTCGACGGTCACGGTGTCGGTCACGCGATAGCCGACCGTGATCTTGGCCACGGTCGCTTCTTCCTCGCCGACGCCGTCTCGTCGGATGCCCGTGCCGGGCAGACCGCCGCGATCGCCGTTCAGGCGGAAGAGCTCGCGACGGACGCCGATTCCGGCCGCCACCGTCATCCGGTCGAAGGCGTACTGGATGCGGAACTCACCGCCGCGCGAGGTATCGGCCTTGAGGCCGAGGGTCAGGCCATCCGTGATCAGCCAGTTGAAGAGGACGAAGGGCTGGATGCGCGCGTCCTTCTCGATCTCGGTGAGCGCGAGGACGCCTACGGCGACCGTCAGACTCTCGCCCTTCCAGGCACCGGCGAGCGCACCGCCGCCGCGGAGGGCGTCGCCGAACTGTGCGCCGCCCTCTCCGGAGAACTCCCCGATCGGGGCCACGAGGATCGACCAGCTCTCGTTCACGGCGAACGCGAAGGTCGGCATGACCCGGATCACGTGCACGGTGTTCCACGGGTCCGTGCTGTTCGCGCCGACGAAGGTGCCGCTGAAGTCGTAGCCCACGGCGCGGTACTGGGTCTTGATCGTCACGCCCACGTCGTCGGAGAGCTTCCGCGAGAGATCTACGCCGCCGGAAGCCATCCAGTAGCTGAAGTCGCCTCGTCGATCGAGCTTCGTCTCGCCCTGGTACTCGAAGCCCGTGCGAGCCTGAGTGCGCCACGCCGATTCCTCGGCGGGCCGCGTCGCTGCGGTCCCCGTCCAGTGGTCCTCGCCGTCGTCCGCGGCGGCGGCGGACATCGGCACCAGGAGGAGGGCCAAGAGCGCGACCGCAGCCGGGGCAGCACGCAGTCCCAGTCGTTCGATCGAGAGGACGTCGACGGTCTTCATCTCGCGAGCTCCTGGAGAAACTTCAGCGCGAGCCGGGCTCGCACTGCAGATTCTCTCGCTGCCCGTACGTCGAGCGCGATTCGGATCGACGGGCGGGCGATCATTGAGATTGCTCCGAGCTCGGCGCCTAAGGTCGCCTGCTCGAAGCCGGCCCGAATCTAACCCAGTGAGATGCCGTCTGCCTCGACCGTCCTGGCCGCCACGCCCCGAAGAGTCGATCATGCTCGAGCAGTTCGAGCCACCCGCGCGTCGATCTCGCCCCGGCCGTCACCCGATCTCGGCGCCTCGCAGGCGACACGTAACCCGCATTGTCATACGTGCAAATGTGCGTTGCGCCTCGACCGGGCCCGGAGTAGCGTTTCGCCATGCCCCCGCCTCCCGCCGCCGATCCGCAGCGCTCTGCCGTCGATCTCGCCGCCACGGTCGAGCGCTATCGGCACAACTGGGTGGGCCACATCCACGACCTCGGCGCCTCCCTCAGCCGCCGGACGATCGAGCGACTCGAGCGCGAGTGCGGCTATCCCCGGATCCGGCCGAGCCTCGGCCCTTTCATTTCCCTCGTGTGGCGCGAGCCGCGGCCGCTGACCGAGCTGGCGCAGCAGCTCGCGATCAGTCGCCAGGCGTGCAGCAAGATCGCTCGCCTCGCCGAGGACGACGGCTA
The genomic region above belongs to bacterium and contains:
- a CDS encoding paraquat-inducible protein A, which gives rise to MLIPCHDCDLLVKEPPVAEGDTAVCPRCGALLRKRRRDSIERSLALTVAGVFLFVVASSFPFLTFDMQGNEVETTLASGSFDLFAQGQPAVGALVLLTTMVAPIARLSLMLYVLAPLHLGFRVRGMVPAFRWVGIASGWSMMEVFLIGVLVSLVKLADMADIIPGIAIWAFALLIPTLAAMSSVLDPQEVWDQLEAQP
- a CDS encoding mechanosensitive ion channel; its protein translation is MCALLAGLPASIAAAQEASEPVATAPADAPADDAEEAVEEAVEAAEERELHPLVAEAAERRGEMETLVERYDGLEEELVAARGEDRSVLLARMGDMRLEYLALLHEQAGNLLAQQGEGLETADLEREVKRQMGPTTGRIGELIVEAEQQVQRSRTPLEELDPATRRKREQKALDDMEMLDRLYAAMQEHLEGVEAVGLDPTTGRNWLTTHIERRADSLAAWLEFLDGRIESLQRDLEVSPDDAELKAELVFEERRLESVTTSFGETLGIMGDYDLETAEYRQLLIETTGELSGDILDGDVVVRLLRDASDRAGAWFREKGPDVAFDLLLFLAILLVTRVFARLTGRVVRRAVSTSRFSFTKLLQDTLVSWTSGLVTALGVLFALSQIGIDPGPLLAGLGIAGFVVGFALQETLANFASGAMILLYRPYDVGDFVETAGVFGQVSKMSLVSTTILTIDRQTLVVPNAKIWGNVIKNVSDQRLRRVDLKFGIAYGDDIEHAERVFKALFEEDERILSDPPPLLVVDELGDSAVVFKVAPWVENADYWDVKWDLTRAVKLRFDREGLHIPFPQRDVHLRDGVAPEPTRPSSSEAPSPSNRSSTRSRDAAEGESE
- a CDS encoding DUF4410 domain-containing protein, with the protein product MTIRIALTASLFAFLVAGCASTEMERGRRYVDESDVERPPVVLVYDFAVTDAEVVVDEAGLGSSDKDGEEGAALADEQRKFAREVADVMAATIVAELNDREIAARRAEPSEVPPLHALLLKGAFQTIDEGDQLSRVTVGFGAGKSEVEIEMTLFQQTTYGAKLLSRGDAEAAGSRMPGMLGPVAVGASLGRAATSAVVSGTMTGLRELKGPLGADVKRIAEEFADRAEEFYERRGWL
- a CDS encoding MlaD family protein encodes the protein MSEPPLRPDPASTEGEPADALIRKTRNFSIVWIVPIVAALAAIFVAWRAISEQGPTVTLLFDDAEGLEVEKTKVKYKSVDIGVVEAISFTRDLEQVELEVSLVDGSEPFLTENTRFWIVRAEISAGHVSGIGTVLSGAYIAVDFSDEGKRQTTFVGLDKAPVITSEAEGTTYSLRSEAATSLRVGSPVYYRSYDVGKVIAYELDESAEFFSIDVFVRKPYDAQITTSTKFWNASGLDVSVTAEGVRVDTPSLVSALIGGVSFDNFAHAALGRPVAEGTIFDLYENRDESQNPVYRRKQRYLVYFDRSVAGLTIGAPVEFRGIQIGRVLDVKLTYDYGESDFRIPVVLELEPDRIEAVGDPEEDEAAIEAGFAGLVRRGLRAELATGNILTGQLKVMLGFHEDAEPAELIQGERYPVIPSAPGAFDQISNSLASVVGELQEVPIADIGRRLDGVLAELQTAVKSVNELTGTLNDDVAPSLTATLESVERTLASTDTMVGPDSAANTELDRIVLDLGDAARSLRLLTERLEQHPEDLLRGKR
- a CDS encoding paraquat-inducible protein A, with the translated sequence MSAPRTGASEGLLVCHECEAVTKRPAVAIARGLHDFECPRCGAALHARKPNSLARTWALVIAATICYVPANLYPIMAITSLGKTQADTILSGVFFLIHHDMWPLALVVFVASFVVPLAKIVSIVFLLVSVQIDSHWRPADRTRLYRITEAVGRWSLVDIYVVTILVALVKLGSLASVEARAGAVFFGAVVILTMLAAESFDPRLIWTPIDTAARESTPTRADAHPGASHVRTAPSS
- a CDS encoding potassium channel family protein; the protein is MSAILSALMITGVYFVTGRRSVLVVGTGMALTAEGLRVVGPELLELAIGIEVLLIAGVVVGMSRWCLQQQQVTTSVVLAAVCLYWLIGLGFSGVFQMIERVSPGTLEPDGPGVVGDLIYYSYMTLTTTGYGDFVPVNELTRLLASIEAFVGVFYPAIVIARLVSLYGARE
- a CDS encoding PqiC family protein is translated as MRSPYLRAQPTTCLALVGVLALTTLACLGRSPEVRLHTLGAEPRAVDADRPSETAVVIGSVRFPRYLERPQIVRRLPGGELELDEFNRWAGSFEDNVIRALGLAVSERLGSDRVVTSPADPAFAVDFRVAVRFDELVVAADGTLRMRAAWSIATGTRGEAPVLGRTDRDLPVDGRSTRALVAAHERLIEALGGDIAAAIQGVRP
- a CDS encoding potassium channel family protein, translating into MALAAITVVRAAVSAVADVPKRSHRYRVLLLSLALFVGLQSVAQARSWSPMALAFVGAVVMATMLWRVYDRLLAFAIGVALMLLAIVGGLAVSSSFSAAISGSPFHAPFYVYFSGTVLRQVLRAKQVTEDTVLGSACAYLLMSLAFASAYEAVESFSPGAIAGLVQEGGGTIFAQLSYFSLVTLTTLGYGDLAPVHPFCQSLAILETVIGAMFPALIVARIIAVQSSSGDSPTAPSPIPSPS